Proteins found in one Massilia sp. H6 genomic segment:
- a CDS encoding type VI secretion system Vgr family protein, translated as MDSASEFLRMLRHEKSLTTAHRPIRLRLGHADHLSQDLLLPQRVQGHESVCGGFDYVITCVADTPRLPLKELIALPAELQLVTDRGQLRSICGIVAEARAGDHDGGLAVYQLVLRDALAIMEKRTNSRVFRYQNELEIVQVLFDEWRQSNSVMASAFDYELDPLFDMRQFPPREQTMQYNESDAAFVRRLLKRRGIAWTFRPGRARASAAEHDADDTPVHTLVLFSNSASLPRSAAGSVRYHRDDATEQRDTVVSWCAARRLQPGSITRHSWDYRNPLGTQFMTTTARGMADQGRSGNALAATLDDYLVEIPHAGNDVEDHWRLGQLRMNRHEFDTKCFHGEGSVRDLCAGEYFSLSGHPEIDTHPEAERDFVVTALWMEAENNLPADLSRRVRRLMGPYGPERAMLAPNEHPVAGDGVRVRMRFDAVRRGIALAPAFDPRIDLPHPQLQSAIVTGPPGEEVHCDALGRVKIRFPGMRTTDHKHAHGAGASDTPADSAWVRVSSSWAGNGPGSRQQCGALGLPRVGTEVLVAFLGGDPDRPVIMSQLFNQRAQAPALGGEGELPGNRYLSGLRSREIGGGRAGQLMFDDTPGEIGVQLASEHGTSSLNLGWLAQARTNGQAGARGEGAELRSDEALALRGGKGVLISAGGTDNEAAGQMEREGLVGIGELMQGVLDELSRLASEHGEDEQAKPRLAELNDKLRRWHAGSNVAPASGGGGAALVAATGPAGIILGSEDSIALGAQQKIDVISAGDTELAAGRSLFLRAARAVSVFAYELGLRLIAGRGNVVVQTHQGDIEIKSAGRISLIAAGGIELEAPSVKVVSQGTQTNWDAGTITHQSTRHVVKAATIEHLAGAGSTPVGLHLPTTELETDERIIVLDRQTGMPAKGRRYVARHEDGTTIEGVTDEEGRTDVLHTYAMGDIELRLLPDDETDPPAAGAA; from the coding sequence TTGGACAGCGCGAGCGAATTTTTGCGGATGCTCAGGCACGAGAAATCGCTGACCACCGCCCACCGTCCGATCCGCCTGCGCCTTGGCCACGCAGACCATCTCTCCCAAGACCTGCTGCTGCCGCAGCGGGTGCAGGGACACGAATCGGTCTGCGGCGGGTTCGACTACGTCATCACCTGCGTGGCCGATACGCCACGGCTACCGCTCAAGGAACTCATCGCGCTGCCCGCCGAACTCCAGCTGGTGACCGACCGCGGCCAGCTGCGCAGCATTTGCGGCATCGTCGCCGAGGCGCGCGCGGGCGACCACGATGGCGGCCTGGCGGTCTACCAGCTGGTGCTGCGCGACGCGCTGGCCATCATGGAAAAGCGCACCAATAGCCGTGTGTTTCGCTACCAGAACGAACTCGAGATCGTGCAGGTGCTGTTCGACGAATGGCGCCAGTCCAACAGCGTCATGGCCAGCGCCTTCGACTACGAGCTCGACCCGCTGTTCGACATGCGCCAGTTTCCCCCGCGCGAACAGACCATGCAATACAACGAATCCGACGCCGCGTTCGTCCGGCGCCTGCTCAAGCGGCGCGGCATCGCCTGGACCTTCCGTCCGGGACGCGCCCGCGCCAGCGCTGCCGAGCACGACGCCGACGACACCCCGGTGCATACGCTGGTGCTGTTCTCAAATAGCGCTTCGCTTCCGCGCAGCGCCGCCGGCAGCGTGCGTTACCACCGCGACGACGCCACCGAGCAGCGCGACACAGTGGTCTCGTGGTGCGCCGCGCGGCGCCTGCAACCGGGAAGCATCACCCGCCACAGCTGGGACTACCGCAACCCCCTGGGCACCCAGTTCATGACCACCACGGCGCGCGGCATGGCCGACCAGGGCCGCAGCGGCAATGCGCTGGCGGCGACGCTCGACGACTACCTGGTCGAGATTCCGCATGCCGGCAACGATGTCGAAGACCACTGGCGTCTCGGGCAACTACGCATGAACCGCCACGAATTCGACACCAAGTGCTTCCATGGCGAAGGCAGCGTGCGCGACCTGTGCGCGGGCGAATACTTCAGCTTGTCGGGCCACCCCGAAATCGACACCCATCCCGAAGCCGAACGCGATTTCGTGGTTACCGCGCTCTGGATGGAAGCCGAGAATAACCTTCCGGCCGACCTCTCGCGCCGGGTGCGCCGCTTGATGGGGCCGTATGGCCCGGAGCGCGCCATGCTCGCGCCCAACGAGCATCCAGTGGCCGGTGACGGCGTGCGGGTACGCATGCGCTTCGACGCGGTGCGGCGTGGCATCGCGCTGGCGCCGGCCTTCGATCCGCGCATCGACCTGCCGCACCCGCAGCTGCAAAGCGCGATCGTCACCGGCCCACCCGGCGAAGAAGTGCACTGCGACGCGCTGGGGCGGGTCAAGATCCGGTTTCCCGGCATGCGCACGACCGATCACAAACACGCGCACGGCGCCGGTGCATCTGACACGCCGGCCGATTCGGCATGGGTGCGGGTGTCCTCGAGCTGGGCCGGCAACGGGCCCGGCAGCCGCCAGCAATGCGGCGCGCTGGGATTGCCGCGGGTTGGCACCGAGGTGCTGGTGGCCTTCCTGGGCGGCGACCCCGATCGTCCCGTGATCATGTCGCAATTGTTCAACCAGCGTGCGCAAGCACCCGCGCTCGGTGGCGAGGGCGAATTGCCGGGCAACCGCTATCTGTCGGGATTGCGCAGCCGCGAGATCGGCGGCGGGCGTGCCGGCCAGCTGATGTTCGACGATACCCCCGGTGAGATCGGCGTGCAGCTGGCCAGCGAACACGGGACATCGAGCTTGAATCTCGGCTGGCTGGCGCAAGCGCGCACCAATGGCCAGGCCGGCGCGCGCGGCGAGGGCGCCGAGCTGCGCAGCGACGAAGCGCTGGCCCTGCGCGGCGGCAAGGGGGTCTTGATCAGCGCCGGCGGTACAGACAACGAAGCGGCCGGGCAAATGGAGCGCGAGGGCCTGGTCGGCATCGGTGAGCTCATGCAAGGTGTACTCGACGAACTGAGCCGGCTGGCCAGCGAGCATGGCGAAGACGAGCAGGCCAAACCGCGGCTGGCCGAACTGAATGACAAGTTGCGGCGCTGGCACGCCGGATCGAACGTGGCGCCCGCCAGTGGCGGTGGCGGCGCCGCGCTGGTGGCGGCCACCGGTCCGGCTGGGATCATCCTCGGCAGCGAAGACAGCATCGCCCTCGGCGCCCAGCAAAAGATCGACGTGATCTCGGCCGGCGACACCGAACTGGCGGCCGGCCGCAGCCTGTTCCTGCGGGCTGCGCGCGCGGTCAGCGTGTTCGCCTACGAACTTGGCCTGCGCCTGATCGCAGGGCGCGGCAACGTCGTGGTCCAGACCCACCAGGGCGACATCGAGATCAAGTCAGCCGGCCGCATCAGCCTGATCGCGGCCGGCGGCATCGAACTCGAAGCACCGAGCGTCAAGGTGGTGTCGCAAGGCACGCAGACCAACTGGGACGCCGGCACCATCACCCACCAGTCGACCCGCCACGTGGTCAAGGCCGCGACCATCGAACACCTGGCCGGTGCCGGCAGCACCCCGGTCGGGCTGCACCTGCCTACCACCGAACTCGAGACCGACGAACGTATCATCGTCCTCGATCGCCAGACCGGCATGCCCGCCAAGGGCCGGCGCTACGTTGCGCGCCATGAAGACGGCACCACGATAGAAGGCGTGACCGACGAAGAAGGTCGCACCGACGTCCTGCACACGTATGCCATGGGCGACATCGAACTACGTCTGTTGCCCGACGACGAGACCGATCCGCCGGCCGCAGGCGCGGCATGA
- a CDS encoding TatD family hydrolase, which yields MWIDTHCHLDAPEFGAQSLEVAAQAARAGVSVIMAMAVERGNFGAVAALAAQAPNVVYALGIHPICVPQAQDQDLEVLRGAVAAALHDPNFVGIGEIGLDYFIPLLCEPDMRTKQEHFFRAQLRIARDFELPVMTHVRRSQDQVLKHLRQIRPPGGIAHAFNGSFQQAQTFIDLGLHLGFGGAMTFTRALQIRRLAAQLPLDAIVLETDSPDIAPSWIHPGRNTPDQLPRIGAALAELRGISVDEVRAAVHRNALAAIPRLAACLGGQVDD from the coding sequence ATGTGGATCGACACCCACTGCCACCTCGATGCCCCGGAATTTGGCGCGCAGTCGCTTGAGGTCGCGGCGCAGGCGGCGCGGGCAGGGGTGTCGGTGATCATGGCAATGGCGGTCGAGCGCGGCAATTTCGGCGCGGTGGCCGCGCTGGCGGCGCAGGCGCCGAACGTGGTCTATGCGCTCGGCATCCACCCGATCTGCGTGCCCCAGGCCCAGGACCAGGATCTCGAGGTTCTGCGCGGCGCGGTGGCGGCGGCGCTGCATGACCCCAACTTTGTCGGCATCGGCGAAATCGGGCTCGATTATTTCATTCCGCTGCTGTGCGAGCCGGACATGCGCACCAAGCAGGAGCATTTCTTTCGCGCGCAGTTGCGTATCGCGCGCGACTTCGAGCTGCCCGTGATGACGCATGTACGGCGCTCGCAAGACCAGGTGCTCAAGCACCTGCGCCAGATCCGCCCGCCGGGCGGCATCGCCCATGCCTTCAATGGCAGCTTCCAGCAGGCGCAAACCTTTATCGACCTGGGCCTGCACCTGGGCTTCGGCGGCGCCATGACGTTTACCCGGGCGCTCCAGATCCGGCGCCTGGCCGCGCAACTGCCGCTGGACGCGATCGTGCTGGAGACCGATTCGCCAGACATTGCCCCAAGCTGGATCCACCCCGGCCGCAATACCCCCGACCAGCTGCCGCGCATCGGCGCCGCCCTGGCCGAACTGCGCGGGATCAGCGTAGACGAAGTCCGGGCCGCCGTCCATCGCAATGCGCTGGCCGCGATCCCGCGTCTGGCAGCCTGCCTGGGCGGCCAGGTGGACGACTAA